The genomic interval ACAGTTAGGAAATGGCATACTCTAAAACGGCAGAGGAGAAAGTGATGAGCACCCATGTTATTGTTTGGAATGGTGGAGAAATGGAGTTCCGCAGAGGGCGGAACTCCTGTGGTCCAAGAGTTGTAAACGACGACATTTTGTTTTAAGACTCGGCtgagggcttttttttttgttcccttttATTTGTTTCGCTGCACAGCACATTGCACAGCTTTAGCTGCTACATCCAATTAGCCCAGCACCAAATACTTGAGTTAAATATGTCAgcatgtaaagaaaaaaaatgaaaaagaacaaaaaaaacacattcacactcacagtcGCACGTTCACCCACGAATGCAAGCACAGGTTCCTCCCAGAACCCACCTTGCAGTCATTATGGATGAAATGTAGAagaaaataaagaggaaaaaaaaattgataaagagaaagaaaatcCTTGGTTTCAGTCCTCGCATTCTTTCAGATGGGCTTCCTTGGGCCTCCTTCATTCCAGGGTGTTCTTCAGTAGGATTATTCGGCAGGGGCGGGGGTCTCGGGGGCCTCTGGACTGGCGGCCGCGGCAGCCTCGGGTTCGGCTGGTGAGGAAGCTTCTGCTGGTTTCTCCTCATTCGCCACTTCCTCGGCTTTGGGTTCTTCGGGCACGGCCTCTTCCTTGACTTCCTCCTTGACCTCCTCCTTTGCCGGCGCCTCCTCCCCTCCGGCCTTCTCCTCTTCCACGGCTGCCACGGCGCCCTCTTCTTGGGCCGCCGCCTTCTCCCCTTCTGCCTTTTCGCCCTCAGCCTTCTCTTCTTCTTCAGACTCCTTCTTGGTTTTCTTGAAAGAGAAGCCGCTCAGCTTGAAGGAGGGCTTCTTGAAGGAGAAGCGTTTCTTCTTTTGCTTGCCGTCTTCCGCCACTTCCTCGGGCTTGGCGGCCGCCTCGCCATTTGTGGCGGCGCCGGGTTCCTTCTCGGCTTCTTCCGCCTTGTCCCCGTCCTCCTTGGGCGCCTCCTGGGTGGGGGTGCTTCCGTTAGCTTGGACGTCGGCCTTGTTGGCCTCTTCGGCTGCCGGGGAGGCGTCGCCGTTGCTTTTGGCGTGGCCGTTCTCCTGAGAGGGAAAAGTATAAGAGTTCAACGGGATGGCA from Stigmatopora argus isolate UIUO_Sarg chromosome 15, RoL_Sarg_1.0, whole genome shotgun sequence carries:
- the LOC144090216 gene encoding uncharacterized protein LOC144090216; the encoded protein is MGAQISKNAGKEEAAVEKPGEAAASTAAAKTNGQENGHAKSNGDASPAAEEANKADVQANGSTPTQEAPKEDGDKAEEAEKEPGAATNGEAAAKPEEVAEDGKQKKKRFSFKKPSFKLSGFSFKKTKKESEEEEKAEGEKAEGEKAAAQEEGAVAAVEEEKAGGEEAPAKEEVKEEVKEEAVPEEPKAEEVANEEKPAEASSPAEPEAAAAASPEAPETPAPAE